The Polyangium aurulentum genomic interval GACGCCGACGCCCTCGGCGCCTCGGGCTGGGCCGCGGTCGAGTCGCTCCTGTCCGAGCACGTGGTCGACAGGTCGGCCGAGCTGCGCGAGCGCGCCCTGCGCCGCAAGGCCGCGCGCATCGCCGTCGAGCTTTCCGAGCTCGCCGCCGCCCGCGCCGCCGAGGACCGCGCCGCCATGGCCACGGCCCGCGAAAAGGCCGAGTCGCTCCTCGCCGCCGCCGCACGCCTGCGCCGCGAAAAACGCGCCCTCGCCGAGACCATCGAGCGCGCCGTCGACCCCGCGCGCCGCACGCTCTCGACCGACCTGCGCCCGCTCGGCGAGATCAACGACGAGCGCACGCGCCAGGATCCGGGCCTCGTCGCCTACGTGCAGGAGCGCTTCGTTTCCCGTCTCACGGACCCCGTGGTGCAGGAAATCGCCCGCGCCGCGGGAACCTCTGCGCCATCACGGGCCGTCTCAGCCGTGCGCGCAGTCTTGATGGGCGCAATCGCCGCCTTCGAGAGCCCGGCCGAGCGCGTCGACCGTCCGATGGGCCGCGTGCTCGAGGCCGCGATCGAGGCCTTTGCGGGCGCGCTCGCCACCGAGGCGGACGTGGGGCGCCCGGCCGCTCCGTTCGCCGCCGTCGAGCAGCGCGCGGCCATGGTGCGCGACGCCTTCTCCGGCTGACGGCGCGACCGGGCAAACCCCGTCCTCGTGTTGGGTCGCTACCGGAAAAACCGGCGCTCTCGGGCGCCTTTTGTTCTCGCGTGCGGTCCCGGGCGGCTAATATCCGACGCCGCAATCATGCAGCCTGGGGACAAGCTTATGGACGCATCGAAACGGGCGAATGTGGTCAAGGAGAGTCGACGCACGCGGCGCCTCGGCGGCGCGCTCGGCGTCGCGGCGGTAGCGCTCGGCATCGCGGCCTTCGCGCCCTCCTGCTCAGTGATCGTCGACACGAACGCCAACCAGTGCAGCGAGGACGAGGTGGCGAGCTGCCCGGCGGGCCGCATCTGCTCCGGCGGCGTGTGCGTGGAGCAGCCCAAGTGCTCGACGACCTCCGAGTGCACCGCGTCCAGCGGCGACTTCAACATCTGCCGCAAAGACCCGGGGCAGACGCAAGGCCAGTGCGTCGCGCTCAAGTCCAAGGAATGCCAGACGATCGAGGGCGACTACACGGCCGACAACGTCTTCCTCATCGGCTCGATCCACCCGACGACCGCGACCGGCGGCGACGGCGAGGTCGGCATCGCGATGGAGAACAGCATCCGGCTCGCCGTCCAGGAGGTCCGGGAGACGAGCAACGGCCTGCCCCCCGTGGCGGGGCAGATGGGCAACCGCACGGTCGTGATGATCGGCTGCAGCGACGAGGGCCTCGAGGACAAGAGCGTCGCCGCCGCCAAGCACCTCGTGAACAACCTCGGGGTGCAGGCGATCATCGGCGGCGCCTTCAGCGGCATCGCGATCAAGACGGCCACCGAGGTGACCATCCCGAACGAGGTCCTCTTCATCACGGCCTCGGGCACGAGCACCGTGCTCACCGGCCTGCCCGACAAGCCGCAGGGCTCGAACGTGGGCCTCGTCTGGCGCACGGTGCCCTCGGACCTCTACCAGGCCAGGGCGATCTCGCTCTACGTCCCGCAGCTCGAGGCCGCCACCCGCGTCGAGCTCGGCCTCGCGCCCGGAGCGCCCGTCAAGCTCGCGATCCTCTACAAGGGCGACGCGTACGGCAGGGAGCTCAAGAACGCGGTGCAGAGCGATCTCGTGCTGAACGGCAAGAAGGCCATCGACAACGACATGGCCAACTTCATCGCGATCGATTACGGCAACCCCGACGACCCGGATTCCGATCCCATCAATTTCGGCGGGGCCATCAGCAAGGCCAAAACGATGGGAGCGCACATCGTCCTGCTCTTCGGCACGGGCGAGGCGGTCAAGGACATCTACGGCCCGCTCGAGATCGGGTGGGACCCCGGGCTCGGCCATCACCCGCG includes:
- a CDS encoding ABC transporter substrate-binding protein; amino-acid sequence: MDASKRANVVKESRRTRRLGGALGVAAVALGIAAFAPSCSVIVDTNANQCSEDEVASCPAGRICSGGVCVEQPKCSTTSECTASSGDFNICRKDPGQTQGQCVALKSKECQTIEGDYTADNVFLIGSIHPTTATGGDGEVGIAMENSIRLAVQEVRETSNGLPPVAGQMGNRTVVMIGCSDEGLEDKSVAAAKHLVNNLGVQAIIGGAFSGIAIKTATEVTIPNEVLFITASGTSTVLTGLPDKPQGSNVGLVWRTVPSDLYQARAISLYVPQLEAATRVELGLAPGAPVKLAILYKGDAYGRELKNAVQSDLVLNGKKAIDNDMANFIAIDYGNPDDPDSDPINFGGAISKAKTMGAHIVLLFGTGEAVKDIYGPLEIGWDPGLGHHPRYVFSDANYGTAIATKINDSENDPVKRADWRRRTTGVVPGPQDDDTLYKIYRSAYTSSLEGDPTIFGAASAYDAAHLLFYSAASIQDGVLSGRNLALGMTKMSSADPAEAVVEAGTAKLGEALGNLANGTYKSIDYVGAFGSLDFDEATNEPEADVQIFCLADDGSGKATTLLSGAYYDSETGALAGTISPDCQ